ggcttgtctacatgggaaagttttatCAGTTATACTGGGATATGCTATCAGTGTAGTTAAACTGATACAGCGATAGCAGTGTAACTACCCCATATGGACACCCATTCCCATTTAAGAGTggctttcccccgccccccaccagttTAGCTTAAACTCTTTCCAAAGTGACATAAATTAAACCAAACAAAGGCACTCAAATGGGAATCTGAGTGTTCACCTGGGGAGTTATATCGATATCACTATAATGCTTCCTGCAGCTGCCATGGCCATCCCCTGTCCGCAGCCTGCCTTACCCATTCTCTttagggcagtggtctccaaagcgGGGTGCGCACACCCCAGGGGTTGCGCAAGACCATTCCTGGGGGTGCGCGGCAGGAGGCGCACCACCAAAGGCTCTCCCTGCTCCGTCTTCGGCAGCACGCTGGCGgcagctctcttttttttttctttttggttccctagagctggccctgggggtgcgtgaTCCAAAAAGTCTGGAGACCACTGCTTTAGGGGACTTCGGCTCCCTAGAGGTCTCCAGAGTGGAGCCTGCAGCTGCTTTGTACCGCTGCAACCCTTCCCTTGCAGTGGGAATTCTACCACTGGGGCCTCCATCATATTGTATGGTGCAGAAATCAGCACGGATCTTGAGCTGAATCCTGGCCCACACTTAGTTCAATTAAACCAATTGTGTTTTCAAGTGTTAAAGATTAATGTACACATTTTAAATGTGTACTAAGGGTACACACTAAGGGTACCTGCTCATTCTTTCTGCTCTCCACCACACACACCTTCAATCAATAAGAATCTTAATTGACTATTTCAAGATGGTTCAAGTGTCTTTGTGAATTCTCAGATTAATTTTACACGGAGAAAGTCCTATGGGTAAATCAAGTGTGACGGTGGATTGTTCCAGCCTCACAGAATTCAAAAGCCAGATGATGTGTTTTATCCTAACAGAGTAATACCAACCTATCTCTGGTCCCAGATGCGAGGACTTCAGAGCTCCTGCTGAGGACACGACAGCGCATTGACGGAAGTGGCCGACTTCTTGGCTGAGGTTTTTTTCTGGTAGATACTTCTGCCATTCAGAGGTATTGAACGGACCGTCTGACCCATGGATCATTGTCACATTCACTCTGTCCCGGAGCTCGCAGAGCAGTTTCTCTGGACTGAGTCTGGCAGTATTCCTTCGCCCTTTGTAAGTCACATTGTACTTGTTCATGGACTGGTAATTGTTTTTGACCTTTTGCAGCCTAGGTATGAGATTCTTTGATGAACTTTCCTCATTCCAGACATTCACAGAGAGCACTGATTTCTTGGACTTTACCACTGCATTGTTTCCTGGAGGGGTTGGAGAGATGCTGCCATTTACTTTATCCAGTTTGACCAGCAAAGCAACAGAAAACTGGCCCTTCTCACTGACAGGTTTGCTTGAAAGGAGTCGGGATGTAAATACGTCTCCTTTTCCCAGAGCTCTGAGAATCTGAAaacttttgctttctgttttgAAGGGAACGTAGTAGCCTTTTCTTGTTTCCCTCCACAAGCAAATAGTCAGAACCACAATCAATAACAGGAGTCCATATATGAATTTTTTCAATAGATTGATGGCAACCATAATGTATGGTGCATCAGAATGAGGTGATTAACACAGGGCAGGATGCTGGGCCTGAAAAAGAGGGCAAGAAACAACTAATCAAAAGAAGCAGCGAGGGAACGAACTAGAAATTTTTTCCAGACTTCTCAATCCATCTAAAGGTCTGATCTAAAGCCACTAgcatcaatggaaagactttacTGGGCTTGGATGAGGTCCTAAATTCAATATCAACCCAGGCCCATGCTCCTTATTTGAGTTATATGGgagacctcccccagccccaattcCATATTTTTCCTTCTCCAAAGAGTGTATGGGTGCAGAACTTTCATGCCAGCCGGGTGAAAATCCCCACTTTGCTATTTCTTAAATAGATATTTAATATCTGAAACGACATCACCAGCTCAAGGCTCCCTGCCCAAATCTGTCCCTGGTTCTTGCATCTGGTCAGAAACTACCATTTCAATAACAAACCTTGTTTAAAGAACACTGTGGAGAACGCGGATTTTATAAACAACATGTGAGTTTCAAGATAGCTGCACTGAAACCTTAGTGAGCTCATAGGAAACTTCTGCAAATCTGTAAGTGACTGACCGCACTTCCAACACGTAGTCTCATTAAACAGCTGGCTGGAGCCAATAAGTCTATGttagtgttttgcttttttttttttttattctcaaaATGCTCTTGATTTGATATTAATTTAGGGTACAATACAGAATATCTAGGGGAAGAGAGGAAGCTTTCTGCAGCACAGCGCTCCAACAAATGCAGAACACCCCACCTTCTGCAGAAAATAATTGAGCAGCTGCGTGGAGGAGACGGAGAGTTTGGGTTGTTAGGGGAAAGACCGTCTGTTGCTAGAGTGTTGTGATGCCGAGGCAGCAAATCAACAGCAGGAAAGCACAGAGGGCAGGTCATTATTCACCCTCTGTTCAAAGCACAGGGGAGCACACTGGGACAGGTGTAAACGAAAATATGCTGGCAGTCTAAAAGCAGCTGTGGCATTTACAGCAGTGCATGGTGCCTGGACATAGGTGGGCATTGAAGGTGACCAGAGCATGGTTGCCAGCTCTGTACATGCCAGTGCCGTCAGGTATGTTTTTCAAGCTATGTCGATActtagctgtgccactgtatcaCTTCAGTGTAGCCACTCGCTACAgcaacgggagggcttctccgATCACTTTAGTtcatccacctccccgagaggcggtagctaggctgagggaagaatttgtccatcaacctagtgctgtctacactgggattaggtcggcttaactacgtAGCTCAGGGGTGTaggtttttcacaccccgagcaacTTAAGCCGGTCaacttaactttttagtgtagacctgccctcaggaTATGAGAGCGGCAAAGAGAGGGCAGATGTTTGAGTGGTGTGAGGCAGCCAAGAACAAGGAATTGGAAATGCTATGTGGAGGAGCCGGGCACTGGCTCCCCGCACCCTACGTGTCTGTATCTGACTATCTGTCTCCCAGGGTGAGGAGAGTAGTCCAGCCACCTTGCAATCCAACCAAGGGGGATGGTTTCCCGCTCCAGAAGTGCACAGGAGTTGGTGGGGAAACTAGCAACCATACGCACAGTGCCTGTTACTCAGGATCGACGCTGGAAGTAATTTTTCTGGCCCAGAGCCATAGGTAGGGCTTCTGTTCTTCGGGATGTATAAATTTTATTGTTCAGAGTTTATTTTTAAGTTCTATGTAAATGTCCAAAAACAGGTGGGGTTTAGGGTTTACTGTAATGAGTGTAGTATACACCATAATGAGTTATATTACTTATTACAGTAGTATATATTATAATGAGTACTCTCTTCTTAATGTTTCTTAGTGtactttaacatagtgctgtttgaaacagtactacaataaagcacactagggaacctttagtgcacaccagcatgGTACAGGGTATGGGGTACAGGCTCCATCTATACTAGTGTGAATAGATTCAGCACCTGAAATACAGGCAATCAAATTTTGACCTCTTGGAGCCAATCTTATACTTCTGATTGAACAAACCCAGTATCCCCAAGTTTCAGCCATTCATTCATAAGCACAGATGTCTGACCATATAAAGCTCcctttattttctatttctatCATCCGTGAACTCTCAGAGAAAGGAATGGGGCCACTTAAAAGGCAGGTGATGGTACAGACTGAGCCATGGAAAATAGATCTGCAAAACTAGGGCCAAATATGCAAACCTTTCCTTGTGTTTGTCTTACGGCTGGTCTACCCTACAGAGTTAGGTGGCTTAACTACGTCCTTCAGAGCTGTgtaaaatttcacaccctgtgcaatGTAATTAAGATGACTtaagtgctggtgtagacatcactaggtcaatggaagaattcttctgcaggcctagctactgcctcttggagaggtggaatttactacagtgacagaagaacCCCTTCTGTTACtctagtaagtgtctacactacagtgctgcagttgtgccgctgtagcatctctagtgtagacatagccccagcaacaggagcagtcccattgaaatcagcaggacTCATGCGAGTGAAGACTACTCAAGTCCATATAGAGCTGATCCTGGGTCTACTAAAATTAACAGGAATTTTGTCAGCTTGCTAATAGGAGCAAGCCCCTGTGAACTTAACACTTAACCACTATCTAGCACTCTACATCCTCAAAGCACTGTCCAAATATTGACTGGCTAAAGGACTGTTATCCCAATAAAGACAATGCAATCTATTATTAGACTTCAAAACAAAGTCTCCTCTGTATTATTTGAACTGCTAATGTATTTGTTACCTGTTGTTGGCTAATACTTGAGTTAGAGCAACCACTACTCATTTTTAAGTATCTGCAGGTTTTCTAACAATGGTGAGAAGCTGTGTTCTCTTACAAATCCAACAAGCCAGAGTGATGAGCAGATTTCTAATGAAGTTCACAAGCCacctgcaaaaaaagaaaactttattAGAGAAATACCAAATACCAACAAGGATTTTCTTAGGTATGTGCTGGAGTCTTGCAGAGAGAATTCTGATCGTCAGACCTGTCTACCGCCAGCAGCAAAAAAATGTTAATCAAGTAAAACCCTTCCAAGAGCTCAAACGTCTATTGAAATGAGCAGGAATTGTTTAAACTTTGTCTGTGACAAAGCAAAACATCTTCTATCtttctgacttaaaaaaaaaccctagagaGTCTTACACCAAAATTTAGAGCCACCTAGCAGTTTGCATGTTCCATCTGCAGCCTGGCTAGCAAGGATATTACAGTGCACCCTGGTATTATTTTAAACCCCTGGAGAGCAGTACGTTTTCAGCAAATTTAAAGTGAATATGTGATGTTATTTTTAGAATCATTTAGTTAAACAGTGTCTTTGCGAGTTTCTCCTGAGTCTGAGACGCTCTGTCTTCTGACTAGTCACTTTTTGCTCTGCAAATATCTTATTGTACGTTCTGCAAAATAAAGTGTTCTTCCTGTATTATTGTATTCCTTCAGCATAAAAGCCACACCACCAAACAAACATGAAGAGTTTTATCTGCTGGAGAGGCTTAGTATTGCTTTTCACAATAGCACTACAGTACTTTGCATTCAAGTCTCTTTCAGAGGCCCCATTAGATGAGGGCCCCACAGCACTGAGTGCTGCGCAAACAGTAGcctaaaataaattatttcctgTTTTCAAAAAGGATGTGGAGGAAGGAAACCATTTACAAAGTAAGTGATGGAAGCAGACACaatgaaagagagagggagacttTACAAACCATTATGAGCCTGcaaaaagttacacacatgcttaactttatgttaACACTGAAATTAGCAGAACTGTGCACATGAATTAGGTACACTTGTAACTGTTTGTAGGATAGGGGCCTAGATTATTAAAACTTCTTTTAGTGTCAGTAGTGAGATAACATTAAAAGAGTGCAAATAGGCAGATTTGCAACACACATGCATTCAACCCACAGAATCAGTTGTTAAAATTCAAATAGGTTCCCACTTTCATTAAGGAACTTTTAATCACAAGTGTTTGTTATAACATGCTTCAGTAGGACATAATGGTATTTGCCTTTATTGACAGTCGTACATTAAACTAGTCTTTTTATAAATCAGTTCCTGGAAAGAGTTGAAGGAAGTTGTGAACTTAAAAATTTCCCTTCAGTCAGgagtttgggggtttgtttttaaacctgttatTGTTTCAAGTAACAAAATTACAACAACAGATTGGAGGAAAAAATATCAATTTCatcagtttgtttacttggtgTACCGGACAGCACCCCTGCTGGAATTAGGAGTACCAAACCCCTttgcttgaagtagtaataacaaacaggAAATAAATTGGTTCCAACATCAGCACCCCCAatacaaaaattgttccagcacccctgcattgTGCCTAATCAGCTTCATGGTTTCCCCTGTACTGTTGGTAGGCTCTAATTCTGCAATCAATTATGCATATACTTAATTGTTCACATTGGTAATCTCATTGGATCAAATCCCCTATTGTTTGTGTGGACCTTCTGCTCAGCAAGAAGGGAGCGAAAATCATTTACCAAGTAGGAAAAATGTGGCTGTGAAAACTAATGATTTGTCAGGGGGCTTCCCAGGTAGGAGTAGTACCTAAAACTAtatgtaatgccgacagaccacAGTCGGtggcgggcgggatcgaaccggggacctctggagcttagtgcatgagctaaaagccaaccagCTGTTATGCAGACTCagtttatctctctctttaagctgtcttggtgccactagatgggacagaacaccgcaCTCAGGAGGTGTATGGGTTACATACTTGCCTTTCCCCTAGTTGAGGAAGCGCGTCCCGAGCTTCAGAGTCTTCCCAgttgagcccccacttgtaacaccaacagaccccggttgctggtgggcaggattgaaccggggacctttGGAGcttattgcatgagctaaaagccaactggctgttagctaaggctgtagagcagacacacactctctctctctctctctctctctttgtctctctcagtgccactagatgggacacaacaccacacccagaaggtacATAtacgcttttttttttaactgattaaaTATCAAGCTGATGGTGTCCATTTAATACACAGAGAATAGCTTTTACCCTCCTCAACCTAATATGAACTGGCACAGttccgctgacttcagtggacctatgccagtttacacaagCGGAGACTCTGGCTATTAGTTTTGTAAATTAGTACTAATTTACTATTCATCTTTTTGCATAAGGTGGGACACAGCATTAACACAATCCACGAAAGACGGAGCTCTGAAAATACCATGTCACTGGGCAAAAAGCAAGCCAGAGCATTGACAAGAATACAGTGCATTGTATACGAGGTCTGCCATGAAGTTGGTAGTATGAGATGTTCCCAGGCTGCTTTACAGTTTGGCTTGATGTGTCACATTGCCGTAGCTGAGCTCAGCAGAGGTGCTTGAGATGGACCCCCACTGATATAAGCtagagggagctgctggcagcaTTCTCTGTGCGGGAGATTTTGACTTTGGAAATCCCTCCTTGCCGCAGCCCGGATATATTAGCTTTGCAGGCGTGCTGAAAAACCCGTCTTTCCTCCCCCATCTCTCAGACTTCTGGGCAGGTGGAGGGCTAAGAGGTTCAGTGGCTATTTATTAGTGGACAGTCTTTTATATTGTGTTAATATATGGGCATCTACAGGTGTTTTAATATACTTGGGGCGGGGGAATAAAATCTGCCTGGGGACTGACCCTTTCATTGCTAGGGCATTCTTTAAATCATTTATGTTTTCCATGCTTAACGTTTCCCAAATGTCTTCAATTTATTTAACCTAGGGACATCCTTCCCTCCCTTTTCAATTAACTGTGATTTCACATGGGACTGCAGCCAGGAAATATGAGAGTAGTTTGGCATTTAGCTCACATTTTCTCTTGACTGGTAGATCGGGAAGAGTAGCCAATCTCATATAGAAGCAGAGTCACTTCCAAAAAATTGATAGGCACCTTCAGAACTTGTCTGAACTCACTCAACAGCCTGTTCCCCACTAAGCAGTGTAACCATCAagcctgtgtgtgtttggggcctTCCCCAGCTATAGGTCTAACACTCTCCCCAATCTGTCCAGTAGGAGGTTGCCAATTCACGTTGATTGGAAACCAGGTGCTTAGCACTATATTATAGGGTCCTGATCCTTGAGGGGGGCCTTTAGGTACTTCTGTAGCACAAATAATACGTTGCTTCGTTTTATAAGTTTGAAAGAAAAGTGagcaaagaatttaaaaatgGACTCTACTGAATCACAGAATGtcctttgttcatttattttcacaaccATGGGTTAGTATTAATAAGACTTCATGGTGTACTGAAGTAGCATATTCGTAAAACTTATGTCCTAACAACATGAGATTTCTCTAGATCATCCTGCTACTGAATCTGCTCT
Above is a window of Natator depressus isolate rNatDep1 chromosome 9, rNatDep2.hap1, whole genome shotgun sequence DNA encoding:
- the ST6GAL1 gene encoding beta-galactoside alpha-2,6-sialyltransferase 1; protein product: MVAINLLKKFIYGLLLLIVVLTICLWRETRKGYYVPFKTESKSFQILRALGKGDVFTSRLLSSKPVSEKGQFSVALLVKLDKVNGSISPTPPGNNAVVKSKKSVLSVNVWNEESSSKNLIPRLQKVKNNYQSMNKYNVTYKGRRNTARLSPEKLLCELRDRVNVTMIHGSDGPFNTSEWQKYLPEKNLSQEVGHFRQCAVVSSAGALKSSHLGPEIDTHDAVLRFNGAPTIGFQSDVGEKTTIRLVNSQLVTVKEQKFLTDILYNTGILIVWDPAPYHAEIHQWYRKPDYNFFANYKEYRTRHPKQPFYILNPKMQWELWDILQENSLEDIQPNPPSSGMLGIVIMMTLCDEVNIYEFLPSKRQTDICHYYQRYHDHACTMGAYHPLLFEKNLVKRVNQGQNELIYTHGKVTLPGFRNMHC